One stretch of Cohnella algarum DNA includes these proteins:
- a CDS encoding peptidoglycan D,D-transpeptidase FtsI family protein produces MTDDRTEEAQKREIRNRRNFSFRLNIFFFVTFFAFSLLIVRLAYLQFVEGPSLAEAEQKIATRDVYIPPIRGNIYDSTGTAIAYSTSTQSLYYTFEPGTKEEDGRKLAESLAAVFAQYGDPAEKPLTADEIFGYMDFGGIVHLPYQQRRIKSNLTDKEIAYFSEHRNEFKGIDIVEESIRQYSEDQVAVQLVGYMKKFNGATSLDKYKTINDNQDDPTLKYLDSEEVGFDGIELMYQDVLRGRNGLKTYPVNNMSRIVGPMELTKPVKGDNLYLTINKDVQLATQNAITTHLEKIRNSSNKAERAENAITGYAVAMEVKTGKVVAMASMPDYDPNLWQGGISSKDYEEVQYFISNGAIREVQAPYAEYEERLKHPSSLVFLGSTQKPLTILLGLKEGLITPSTSYNDRGYFEFGRKGYEVRVRNAGGGKANGLLYPWSAIAKSSNAFMAAEIGNALYMRDGDEGLDIWDSFNKQFGLGVKTESGLPGESAGDINYYKEAERSGGAQSPLIYASFGQQGRYTALQLAQYATTLASHGQRLKPQFVDRIVDTDGNVVQSYQKEVLNTIELPDTYWDTIERGMSQVNVQGFDGFDYNFYRKTGTSEQDVGGTRKENAVFIAYAPAEDPVLAVAVVVPEGGFGGWGAAPIARQIFDAYDQEIGLTGTPKKQAAATTDANADQTGQANSEAQ; encoded by the coding sequence ATGACGGACGATCGGACGGAAGAAGCCCAGAAGAGGGAAATTCGCAACCGTCGGAATTTCAGCTTTCGGCTGAACATTTTCTTTTTTGTTACTTTTTTCGCGTTTTCGCTGCTCATCGTCCGGCTCGCCTATCTTCAGTTCGTCGAGGGTCCGTCGCTCGCGGAAGCGGAGCAAAAAATCGCCACGAGAGACGTCTATATCCCGCCGATCCGCGGCAACATTTACGATTCGACCGGGACGGCGATCGCCTATTCCACCTCGACGCAATCGCTCTATTACACGTTCGAGCCCGGCACGAAGGAGGAAGACGGACGCAAGCTCGCGGAGAGTCTGGCGGCCGTGTTCGCGCAATACGGCGACCCGGCGGAGAAGCCGCTGACCGCCGACGAAATTTTCGGCTATATGGATTTCGGGGGCATCGTGCATTTGCCCTACCAGCAGCGGCGGATCAAATCGAATCTGACCGATAAGGAAATCGCCTATTTCAGCGAGCACCGCAACGAGTTCAAAGGCATCGACATCGTCGAGGAAAGCATCCGGCAGTACAGCGAGGATCAGGTCGCGGTCCAGCTGGTCGGCTACATGAAAAAATTCAACGGCGCGACCTCGCTCGACAAGTACAAAACGATCAACGACAACCAGGACGACCCGACCCTCAAATATTTGGACTCCGAAGAAGTCGGGTTCGACGGCATCGAATTGATGTACCAGGACGTGCTGCGCGGACGCAACGGGCTCAAAACGTATCCGGTCAACAACATGAGCCGGATCGTCGGCCCGATGGAGCTGACGAAGCCGGTCAAAGGCGACAACCTGTACCTGACGATCAACAAAGACGTGCAGCTCGCGACGCAAAACGCGATTACGACGCATCTCGAGAAAATCCGCAACTCGTCGAACAAGGCGGAACGGGCGGAAAATGCAATCACCGGCTATGCGGTCGCGATGGAGGTCAAGACCGGCAAAGTCGTGGCGATGGCGAGCATGCCGGATTACGATCCGAATTTGTGGCAGGGCGGCATCAGCAGCAAGGACTACGAAGAGGTTCAGTACTTTATCAGCAACGGCGCGATCCGCGAGGTGCAGGCGCCGTATGCGGAGTACGAGGAGCGGCTGAAGCACCCGTCCTCGCTCGTTTTCCTCGGTTCGACGCAAAAGCCGCTGACGATTTTGCTCGGGCTGAAGGAAGGCTTGATCACGCCTTCCACCTCTTATAACGACCGGGGCTATTTCGAGTTCGGCCGCAAAGGCTACGAGGTAAGAGTCCGCAACGCGGGCGGCGGCAAGGCAAACGGCCTGCTGTATCCGTGGTCCGCGATCGCGAAATCTTCGAACGCCTTCATGGCCGCGGAGATCGGCAACGCCTTGTATATGCGGGACGGAGACGAAGGGCTGGACATCTGGGATTCGTTCAACAAGCAGTTCGGGCTGGGGGTCAAGACGGAGAGCGGCCTGCCCGGCGAGTCGGCGGGAGACATCAACTATTACAAAGAAGCGGAACGAAGCGGTGGCGCCCAATCCCCGCTTATCTACGCTTCCTTCGGCCAGCAGGGCCGCTATACCGCCTTGCAGCTCGCCCAATACGCGACGACGCTCGCGAGCCACGGCCAGCGTCTCAAGCCGCAATTCGTCGACAGGATCGTCGACACGGACGGCAACGTCGTGCAGTCGTATCAGAAGGAAGTGCTGAATACGATTGAGCTGCCGGACACCTATTGGGATACGATCGAAAGAGGAATGTCGCAGGTAAACGTTCAAGGCTTCGACGGCTTCGACTATAACTTTTACCGCAAAACCGGCACTTCCGAGCAGGACGTCGGGGGAACGAGAAAAGAAAACGCCGTATTCATCGCCTACGCGCCGGCCGAGGATCCGGTGCTGGCGGTCGCCGTCGTCGTGCCGGAAGGCGGCTTCGGCGGCTGGGGCGCCGCGCCGATCGCGCGTCAAATTTTCGACGCGTACGATCAGGAGATCGGCCTGACGGGAACGCCGAAAAAACAGGCGGCCGCGACGACCGACGCGAACGCCGATCAGACCGGGCAGGCGAACTCGGAGGCGCAATAA
- a CDS encoding Cof-type HAD-IIB family hydrolase — MAHYRLLALDLDGTTLNDRSEISDTTAEWIGKAAEAGVTVCVSTGRGKQGAMPYVEQLGLTSPMIFVNGGEIWRSPDELHRRIALDAEIVARLHRLAAGYPDVWFWAYSTEGIYNKEKWLDDCAALEWLKFGYYTEDAKQLAEILSEIRTWDGLELSNSSPFNIEINPQGVSKATAIAEVCRMLGYSMSEAVAVGDSLNDLEAIKAVGLGVAMGNAQEEVKAAADAVTGTNLEDGVAQVIQNYVLKA, encoded by the coding sequence TTGGCACATTATCGGCTTTTGGCTCTCGACCTGGACGGCACGACGCTCAACGATCGCAGCGAGATCAGCGATACGACCGCGGAATGGATCGGCAAGGCGGCGGAAGCGGGGGTTACGGTTTGCGTGTCCACCGGACGCGGGAAGCAGGGGGCAATGCCCTACGTGGAGCAGCTGGGGCTTACGTCCCCGATGATTTTCGTCAACGGCGGCGAGATTTGGCGCAGTCCCGACGAACTGCATCGCCGCATTGCGCTTGACGCGGAGATCGTCGCACGACTGCACCGCCTGGCCGCCGGCTACCCGGACGTATGGTTTTGGGCGTATTCCACCGAAGGCATTTACAACAAGGAGAAATGGCTCGACGACTGCGCCGCTCTCGAATGGCTGAAATTCGGTTACTATACCGAAGACGCGAAGCAGCTCGCGGAAATATTGAGCGAGATTCGCACCTGGGACGGCTTGGAGCTGAGCAATTCCTCGCCCTTCAACATCGAGATCAATCCGCAAGGCGTCTCCAAGGCGACGGCCATCGCCGAAGTTTGCCGCATGCTGGGGTACAGCATGTCCGAAGCGGTCGCGGTCGGGGACAGCCTGAACGATCTGGAGGCGATCAAGGCCGTCGGGCTCGGCGTCGCCATGGGCAACGCGCAGGAAGAGGTCAAAGCCGCCGCGGATGCCGTTACCGGAACGAACCTGGAGGACGGCGTCGCGCAAGTCATTCAAAACTATGTGCTAAAGGCGTGA
- a CDS encoding DUF456 domain-containing protein, which produces MDILGWLIIAALFALGMAGAVFPVLPGALAIFAAFFVYGFFFSFEPFGFWFWTIQTLIVVALIAADYIVNAWGVKKFGGSKASVVGSTIGVIVGPFVIPAFGLLIGPFAGAVIGELIAGSSFDRSLKVGWGAVIGLFSGMVAKIVLQLIMIVLFIIWLL; this is translated from the coding sequence ATGGACATTTTGGGCTGGTTGATCATTGCGGCGCTGTTCGCGCTCGGCATGGCCGGAGCGGTTTTTCCGGTATTGCCGGGGGCGCTGGCGATATTCGCGGCGTTTTTCGTGTACGGGTTCTTCTTCTCTTTCGAGCCGTTCGGCTTCTGGTTTTGGACGATTCAGACGCTGATCGTCGTCGCGCTGATCGCGGCGGACTATATCGTCAACGCCTGGGGCGTCAAAAAGTTCGGAGGCTCCAAGGCGTCCGTCGTCGGCAGCACGATCGGCGTCATCGTCGGGCCGTTCGTTATTCCGGCGTTCGGGCTGCTGATCGGCCCCTTCGCGGGCGCCGTCATCGGCGAGCTGATCGCAGGCTCCTCCTTCGACCGTTCGTTGAAGGTCGGCTGGGGAGCCGTCATCGGGCTGTTCAGCGGCATGGTCGCCAAAATCGTTCTCCAGTTGATCATGATCGTGCTGTTCATCATCTGGCTCCTGTAG
- a CDS encoding ThuA domain-containing protein yields MIRVTVWNEFRHEPIHDEVRSVYPDGIHRAIAAGLEQEENFSVRTATLPEPEHGLTREALDETDVLIWWGHMAHGEVSDDIVERVHARVLEGMGLVVLHSGHFSKIFKKLMGTSCDLKWREANEKERIWVVDPAHPIAAGLPEYFELKPEEMYGEHFDVPAPDELVFVSWFEGGEVFRSGCTWKRGQGKIFYFRPGHETYPTYYHPLVRRVIANGVRWAAPSGSARPVRGNHKPLEPLG; encoded by the coding sequence ATGATTCGCGTGACGGTATGGAACGAATTCAGGCACGAGCCTATTCACGACGAGGTTCGGAGCGTCTATCCGGACGGCATCCACCGCGCGATCGCGGCCGGACTCGAGCAGGAGGAGAACTTCTCCGTGCGTACGGCGACGCTTCCGGAGCCCGAGCACGGGCTGACGCGGGAGGCTCTCGACGAGACGGACGTGCTGATCTGGTGGGGGCATATGGCGCACGGCGAAGTAAGCGACGACATCGTCGAGCGCGTCCATGCCCGCGTGCTTGAGGGCATGGGGCTCGTCGTGCTGCATTCCGGCCACTTTTCGAAAATTTTCAAAAAGCTGATGGGGACGAGCTGCGACTTGAAATGGCGCGAAGCGAACGAGAAGGAGCGCATCTGGGTCGTCGATCCGGCCCATCCGATCGCGGCGGGGCTGCCCGAATATTTCGAGCTCAAGCCGGAAGAAATGTACGGCGAGCATTTCGACGTTCCCGCCCCGGACGAGCTCGTGTTCGTCAGCTGGTTCGAGGGCGGCGAAGTGTTCAGAAGCGGCTGCACCTGGAAGCGCGGCCAAGGCAAAATTTTTTATTTCCGTCCCGGCCACGAGACGTATCCGACCTATTATCATCCGCTCGTGCGCCGCGTCATCGCGAACGGCGTCCGCTGGGCGGCCCCGTCGGGCTCGGCGAGGCCGGTGCGCGGGAATCACAAACCATTGGAACCGTTAGGATGA
- a CDS encoding putative polysaccharide biosynthesis protein, producing MPKKDSLIKGTLILALAALVARALGLFQKVPLDYLWGREGGLAFGYANNIYLLLLVFATAGIPSAISKMVSERVELGREAEVKLIYRAALRFGIAAGVVMTAGLLLFAPWYARLADASYATLAIRAIAPSLLLFPVIAIMRGYFQGRQYMTAGGISQIVEQIARVLTAIVLAFALSGWGYDDSHIAAGAAFGSVLGSVGAFAVMLWYAFKLRKAEPDRAHAPQEPQVGGPPVLTRTKEIYAAIFRTSIPILLTAMTVQVIYSFDQTVLIPLSQWKYDFATAEAWGEWMTMRAQAVAGIPPILAIALSTSLLPVIASAFASRDIERVRHQSALAMRIAVFSGMPLVLVLTTAAYAVTGTLFDSPDGSAIVAVLTAGTIFQISMMVSNSILNGLSLQRKAMTHTLVGIAVKIALSFALTPFFGIYGLLAATSVCFIFITAWNMHAVRKVADVKVLGSRWPGFAGVVAVLAAAGWALAHYALEWFEPLGWKWPYLLAAGLTGAVVCGAYPLLLAALGVVRSEDLDSYPAKLRKLLKPFMRLRKKQARSGADA from the coding sequence ATGCCTAAAAAAGACTCGCTAATCAAAGGTACTCTGATCCTGGCGCTCGCGGCGCTTGTCGCCCGGGCGCTCGGCTTGTTTCAAAAGGTTCCGCTCGATTACTTATGGGGCCGAGAGGGAGGCCTGGCGTTCGGATACGCGAACAACATTTATCTGCTCTTGCTTGTATTCGCTACCGCAGGCATCCCGAGCGCCATCAGCAAAATGGTGTCGGAGCGGGTGGAGCTCGGACGCGAAGCCGAAGTGAAGCTCATCTACCGCGCCGCCCTGAGATTCGGCATCGCGGCCGGGGTTGTCATGACCGCCGGTCTTCTTCTGTTTGCGCCTTGGTATGCGAGGCTGGCGGATGCTTCGTATGCGACGCTAGCCATTCGGGCGATTGCGCCGTCTTTGCTGCTGTTTCCCGTTATCGCGATCATGCGGGGATACTTTCAGGGCAGGCAGTATATGACCGCAGGCGGCATCTCGCAAATCGTGGAGCAGATCGCCCGCGTGCTGACGGCGATCGTTCTGGCCTTCGCTCTGTCGGGCTGGGGGTACGACGACAGCCATATCGCGGCCGGCGCCGCGTTCGGGAGCGTGTTGGGAAGCGTCGGAGCGTTTGCGGTCATGCTCTGGTACGCGTTCAAACTGCGAAAAGCCGAGCCCGACCGCGCGCATGCCCCCCAAGAGCCGCAAGTCGGCGGACCGCCGGTATTAACCCGGACGAAAGAAATTTATGCCGCTATTTTCCGGACTTCGATTCCGATTTTGCTGACCGCGATGACGGTACAGGTGATTTACTCTTTCGACCAGACGGTTTTAATTCCGTTATCCCAGTGGAAATACGATTTCGCGACTGCCGAAGCGTGGGGAGAATGGATGACCATGCGTGCGCAGGCGGTTGCCGGAATTCCTCCTATTTTGGCCATCGCGCTGAGCACGTCCTTGCTGCCGGTCATCGCGTCCGCGTTCGCTTCCCGGGACATCGAACGAGTCCGGCACCAATCGGCGCTGGCGATGCGCATCGCGGTGTTTAGCGGAATGCCGCTTGTTTTGGTGCTGACTACGGCAGCGTATGCCGTCACCGGCACGCTTTTTGATTCTCCGGACGGCTCCGCCATCGTCGCGGTCCTGACCGCCGGAACGATTTTTCAAATTTCGATGATGGTGTCCAACTCGATTTTGAACGGCCTGAGCCTTCAGCGCAAAGCCATGACCCATACGCTGGTCGGCATCGCCGTCAAAATCGCGCTCAGCTTCGCGCTGACTCCGTTTTTCGGCATTTACGGGCTGCTGGCGGCGACCAGCGTTTGCTTCATTTTCATTACGGCCTGGAATATGCATGCCGTTCGCAAGGTCGCCGACGTCAAGGTGCTGGGCAGTCGCTGGCCCGGATTTGCTGGCGTCGTGGCGGTCCTCGCCGCCGCCGGCTGGGCGCTCGCGCACTATGCCTTGGAATGGTTCGAGCCGCTCGGCTGGAAGTGGCCGTACTTGCTTGCCGCGGGGCTGACCGGCGCGGTCGTCTGCGGCGCCTATCCGCTGCTGCTCGCGGCGCTCGGCGTCGTCCGCTCCGAAGATCTCGACAGCTATCCGGCGAAGCTGCGCAAGCTGCTGAAGCCGTTCATGCGCCTGCGGAAAAAACAGGCGCGAAGCGGAGCGGACGCCTAA
- a CDS encoding DUF2515 family protein, translating into MAKEWLEAIRHLAEGMAAKASGWRRSAELTRPREPLKIRRESVEWTVEALKQEQFRKKRGESTVLFGEEGERVRRIAAETESLNRNNVTRTKAYADLFFQFPELHWALLAHLVSRNGGWNMTDLKGEWLPRLLPEAAVESTFHLLESCNAMIFRDAYPQLRLYAESRLAGRGLFALLPAFGVSAFMAPFWERFWIDRDPVPLTVALVVNEQNVIEHRIVRDPKYRDKVVESLPFRSQPLLQLNQIVFPLGPMGERLAGRVLERFDSLDERIAFGKCLYAMLFACPRIRDGAIDFARAVPHTGSRADYWPHAFAAQKKGIRPETRGQDAERAEGPPWLSPRLEEAWADRPLGPVTEGDWFQSLSVLHAFRHLRCPLLVDMTEEHLLGQRKLQTAALAAEKLQPQL; encoded by the coding sequence ATGGCAAAGGAGTGGCTGGAAGCGATCCGGCATCTGGCGGAGGGCATGGCGGCCAAAGCTTCCGGGTGGCGGCGCTCGGCGGAGCTGACGAGACCCCGGGAGCCGCTGAAGATTCGGAGGGAGTCCGTCGAGTGGACGGTAGAAGCGCTCAAACAGGAGCAGTTTCGGAAAAAAAGAGGAGAGTCGACCGTGCTGTTCGGCGAAGAAGGGGAACGGGTCAGGCGGATCGCCGCCGAAACGGAGTCGCTGAACCGCAACAACGTGACGCGGACGAAGGCGTATGCGGATTTATTTTTTCAATTTCCCGAGCTTCACTGGGCGCTGCTCGCTCATCTCGTCTCCCGCAACGGCGGCTGGAATATGACCGACTTGAAGGGCGAATGGCTGCCGCGGCTGCTCCCCGAAGCCGCCGTCGAATCGACGTTCCATCTGCTCGAATCGTGCAACGCGATGATTTTTCGGGACGCCTATCCCCAGCTTCGGCTCTATGCGGAAAGCCGTCTTGCGGGACGCGGCCTGTTCGCGCTGCTTCCCGCTTTCGGCGTGTCTGCCTTTATGGCGCCGTTCTGGGAACGTTTCTGGATCGACCGCGATCCGGTTCCCTTGACGGTGGCGCTCGTCGTGAACGAACAGAACGTCATCGAACACCGTATCGTGCGGGATCCGAAGTATCGGGATAAAGTCGTCGAATCGCTGCCGTTCCGCAGCCAGCCGCTGCTGCAGCTGAACCAGATCGTGTTTCCGCTCGGGCCAATGGGCGAACGGCTGGCCGGACGCGTGCTGGAACGGTTCGATTCGCTGGACGAAAGAATCGCCTTCGGAAAGTGTCTGTACGCCATGCTGTTCGCTTGCCCGCGCATTCGCGACGGCGCGATCGATTTCGCGCGGGCGGTTCCCCATACCGGCTCCCGCGCGGATTATTGGCCGCATGCGTTCGCCGCGCAAAAAAAAGGCATCCGCCCCGAAACGCGCGGGCAAGATGCCGAACGTGCGGAAGGGCCTCCTTGGCTGAGTCCCCGGCTGGAGGAAGCTTGGGCGGACCGCCCGCTCGGTCCCGTGACCGAAGGCGATTGGTTCCAGAGCCTGTCCGTCCTTCACGCTTTCCGGCATTTGCGCTGCCCTCTCCTCGTCGACATGACGGAGGAGCATCTGCTCGGCCAGCGCAAGCTTCAGACGGCGGCCCTTGCGGCGGAGAAGCTGCAGCCGCAGCTTTAG
- a CDS encoding stalk domain-containing protein: MKKWRMRRMGSLLAGLLLLVMAGCQSVGGLDVNKAIVNQLDVTSSESSSTFELSLDWDRDALAGWDEASLRMLEWISEIKLSLNSLKQTDDGRVSANGILSLGKGDIPFAVQSDQKTMLIEIGGAKRPIAIDLQSYGGLSLGGMQPDLIAGHIQQLAKKAASYAIGHFPNPSDIEVKRTSVPINGVATDVSHLHAELDGRELGEMIPAFLDSILADEEGLRALLKEFYAMTAEAEALWYAEMERQWAEEFGTEEEWAGEEGYDEEGYDEEGYDEVGADDEWLDEEEWLDEEWEDYATPAPLTDAEIDAEIRALIDSLKEARQELELAKTDEEFGWDRLFNKGTKISADVYVDSSLQIRKLSGEARIDTTALADEAVPLVGIALRYDEEKWTVNGDVSIPEIRVPRNALTEEELETMQPIRLLRTFDADSVAYDLLKNELEIDDQEVWLSSYWPDVYFYDEAGVLYVPVRETLTGFGDVMIYDHAARSINFYDEATYQDITLELGSAAITVNGESDAWLHPVIALDGVAYAPADELLGQLGATYSFDDSYDEYDRWMVIERDL; encoded by the coding sequence ATGAAAAAATGGCGCATGAGACGGATGGGGAGCCTGCTCGCGGGACTCTTGCTGCTTGTCATGGCCGGCTGCCAGTCCGTCGGCGGACTTGACGTGAACAAGGCGATCGTCAACCAATTGGATGTGACATCATCCGAATCGAGCAGTACGTTCGAGCTTTCGTTGGACTGGGATCGGGACGCTCTCGCCGGGTGGGACGAAGCGTCTTTGCGGATGCTGGAATGGATTAGCGAAATCAAGCTTAGCTTGAACAGTCTGAAGCAGACGGACGACGGCAGGGTGTCGGCTAACGGTATCCTTTCCCTCGGAAAGGGGGACATTCCGTTCGCGGTTCAAAGCGACCAAAAGACGATGCTGATCGAAATCGGCGGGGCGAAACGGCCGATCGCGATCGATTTGCAAAGCTATGGAGGGTTGAGCCTCGGGGGAATGCAGCCGGATTTGATCGCCGGGCATATTCAACAGTTGGCGAAGAAAGCCGCATCCTACGCGATCGGCCATTTCCCGAATCCGTCGGATATCGAGGTGAAGCGGACGTCGGTTCCGATCAACGGCGTCGCGACGGACGTTTCCCATCTCCACGCCGAGCTCGACGGCCGGGAACTGGGCGAAATGATTCCGGCTTTCCTCGATTCGATTTTGGCGGACGAGGAAGGGCTTCGCGCGTTGCTGAAGGAGTTTTATGCCATGACTGCCGAAGCGGAAGCGTTGTGGTACGCGGAAATGGAGCGGCAATGGGCAGAGGAATTCGGAACGGAAGAAGAGTGGGCCGGCGAAGAAGGGTACGACGAGGAAGGGTACGACGAGGAAGGGTATGACGAGGTAGGAGCGGATGACGAATGGCTCGATGAAGAAGAATGGCTGGACGAGGAGTGGGAAGATTACGCGACCCCGGCTCCGTTGACCGACGCCGAGATCGACGCGGAAATCCGGGCTTTGATCGATTCGCTCAAGGAGGCCCGGCAAGAGCTCGAGCTGGCGAAAACGGACGAAGAATTCGGCTGGGACCGTTTGTTTAACAAAGGCACGAAAATTTCCGCCGACGTTTATGTCGATTCGTCTCTGCAAATCCGCAAGCTTTCGGGAGAGGCGCGCATCGATACGACCGCGCTTGCGGACGAAGCCGTTCCCCTCGTCGGGATCGCGCTCCGCTACGACGAAGAGAAATGGACGGTGAACGGGGACGTCTCGATTCCGGAAATCCGGGTTCCCCGCAACGCGCTGACGGAAGAGGAGTTGGAGACGATGCAGCCGATCCGGCTGCTGCGCACGTTCGATGCGGATTCGGTCGCGTACGATCTGCTGAAGAACGAGCTGGAAATCGACGACCAGGAAGTGTGGCTGAGCTCCTACTGGCCGGACGTCTACTTCTATGACGAAGCCGGAGTGCTGTACGTGCCGGTTCGGGAAACGCTGACGGGCTTCGGCGACGTCATGATTTACGACCATGCGGCCCGCTCGATCAACTTTTATGACGAGGCGACGTACCAGGATATTACGCTCGAGCTGGGATCGGCCGCCATTACCGTTAACGGGGAATCCGACGCCTGGCTCCATCCGGTCATCGCCCTGGACGGCGTCGCCTATGCCCCTGCCGACGAGCTGCTCGGACAGCTCGGGGCGACGTATTCGTTCGACGACAGCTACGACGAATACGACCGCTGGATGGTGATCGAAAGGGATTTGTAG
- a CDS encoding thioredoxin family protein — translation MRKIREEAEFREAVGGSGLTVAVFKTTWCKDCHFIDPFMPDVEAAYAGRIAFIEIDRDDLADLCFELNILGIPSFIAFREGKELVRFVSKLRKTREEIELFLDRAIAVSDSLSASV, via the coding sequence ATGCGCAAAATCAGGGAAGAGGCCGAGTTTCGCGAGGCGGTCGGCGGCAGCGGGCTGACGGTTGCGGTATTCAAGACGACATGGTGCAAGGACTGCCATTTCATCGATCCCTTCATGCCGGACGTGGAAGCGGCGTACGCCGGCCGCATCGCGTTTATCGAAATCGATCGCGACGATTTGGCCGACCTTTGCTTCGAGCTGAACATTCTCGGAATCCCAAGCTTCATCGCGTTCCGGGAAGGCAAGGAGCTTGTTCGGTTCGTCAGCAAGCTTCGCAAGACGCGGGAAGAGATCGAGCTGTTTCTCGATCGAGCGATTGCCGTTTCGGACAGTCTGTCCGCGTCGGTATAA
- a CDS encoding COX15/CtaA family protein: MTAKRFRILSLLSCIGMLLVLLAGVTVTNTGSGEGCGTDWPLCHGKFIPAYTLESMIEYSHRFVTGIEGLLVLATFVFAFMMRPRSREALWYSGGALAFTVVQAILGMMAVIWPTSDAVMAIHFGISMIAFSFTWLLYAWAKRYEKAQAEGEPNPAAVHLGTGAARVPAALYKWALAVMAYCYVVVYIGAYVRHTSTAGGCIGWPLCNGEIVPELTGATIPAFIHRVAAVLLFFAIVAMFLYVRKASGSRELNGIAASALGLVVAQILSGWLLTVTLHNEDVYVFTALLHTIIICILFNALCLLAVRAYQLSRR, encoded by the coding sequence ATGACCGCAAAAAGATTTCGAATATTGTCGCTGCTGTCCTGCATCGGGATGCTGCTGGTGCTGCTGGCCGGCGTCACCGTTACGAATACCGGCTCCGGCGAAGGCTGCGGAACGGATTGGCCGCTGTGCCACGGGAAGTTCATTCCGGCCTATACGCTGGAGTCGATGATCGAGTATTCGCACCGGTTCGTCACCGGCATCGAAGGACTGCTCGTTCTCGCTACGTTTGTTTTTGCGTTTATGATGCGTCCGCGAAGCCGCGAAGCGCTGTGGTACTCCGGCGGAGCGCTGGCGTTCACGGTCGTCCAGGCGATTCTGGGGATGATGGCCGTCATTTGGCCGACGTCCGACGCCGTGATGGCGATTCATTTCGGCATTTCGATGATCGCGTTTTCGTTCACCTGGCTGTTGTACGCGTGGGCGAAACGATACGAGAAAGCGCAAGCGGAAGGAGAGCCGAATCCGGCGGCCGTTCATCTCGGAACAGGCGCCGCCCGCGTTCCCGCCGCGCTCTATAAATGGGCTCTGGCCGTCATGGCGTACTGCTACGTCGTCGTCTATATCGGGGCGTACGTAAGGCATACGAGCACCGCCGGGGGATGCATCGGCTGGCCGCTCTGCAACGGCGAAATCGTGCCGGAACTGACCGGGGCGACGATTCCGGCCTTTATCCACCGCGTGGCCGCCGTCCTTTTGTTTTTCGCGATCGTCGCCATGTTCCTGTACGTCCGGAAAGCTTCGGGAAGCCGCGAACTGAACGGGATCGCCGCCTCGGCGCTCGGACTGGTCGTCGCGCAAATTTTAAGCGGCTGGCTGCTTACCGTCACGCTGCATAACGAAGACGTGTACGTGTTTACCGCTCTGCTCCATACGATCATCATTTGCATTCTGTTCAACGCTTTATGCTTGCTGGCGGTCCGGGCTTATCAACTGTCCCGCCGCTAA